Proteins encoded by one window of Dreissena polymorpha isolate Duluth1 chromosome 11, UMN_Dpol_1.0, whole genome shotgun sequence:
- the LOC127850788 gene encoding fucolectin-4-like, with amino-acid sequence MKGWNFYKCLIVQVSVLLQTADAVNVALGKPANQTDTYGKHTANRAVDGNTSPDLNNQSCAHTLSHNASWWVNLEKIFLIRSVKIYNRNGDAGNRLHDVELYVGLSERGFQSLEGFHHGQVGASYTFELATPVYGQWVRITRRNPLDKELTLCEVEVEGVPYSAANGVLYSVFNGYVHTSTAIDVSAKVGSKRVCASRCAKTENCISAYYNTATLTCSLFDSLAFQKGDIENDVTVVNSIAITNNSREQLFGK; translated from the exons ATGAAAGGCTGGAATTTTTATAAGTGTTTAATTGTTCAAGTGTCCGTTCTTTTGCAGACGGCAG ACGCTGTTAATGTTGCCCTTGGTAAACCTGCCAACCAGACAGACACGTATGGAAAACATACTGCGAACCGTGCCGTTGACGGGAACACATCACCGGATTTGAATAATCAATCGTGCGCACACACGTTGTCTCACAACGCCTCATGGTGGGTGAATCTCGAGAAGATATTCCTCATCCGAAGCGTCAAAATTTACAACAGGAACGGGGACGCCG GTAACAGACTTCACGACGTCGAGCTTTACGTCGGTTTGTCGGAGCGCGGCTTTCAATCGCTTGAAGGCTTTCACCATGGCCAGGTCGGCGCTTCATACACATTTGAGCTAGCGACACCGGTGTATGGGCAGTGGGTACGGATTACGCGTAGAAATCCTCTAGACAAAGAACTCACTCTGTGTGAGGTTGAAGTGGAAGGTGTGCCATATTCTGCAGCCAATG GTGTCCTTTATTCGGTCTTTAATGGATATGTTCACACTAGCACTGCAATCGACGTATCTGCGAAGGTCGGGTCAAAACGCGTCTGCGCATCAAGGTGTGCGAAAACAGAGAACTGCATCAGTGCCTACTACAacacagcgaccttgacctgcAGCCTGTTCGATTCCTTGGCATTCCAGAAAGGAGACATCGAAAACGACGTCACTGTTGTCAACAGTATTGCCATAACAAATAATTCAAGGGAACAGTTGTTTGGGAAATAA